AGGCTATGTGGAATATGGGCCGGGGGCCCTGCCACCCTATGTTATTTTGACCCAAAGCTCGCCTTATATAGGAGATTTGAGCCCCGATCGGCTAGCCGAACTCTTTGTGCATGATGCCGACGTTCGGGTATCGGATGGAGAAAACGAAGTCCAACTGACCGAATTTTGCTTGGGCGATTTGGCGGCTTTGGATACGGCCGTGGCCCAAACCGTTGCCGAATTTTTGGGCTTGGGGGGCATTTCGGTCACCGAGCTAGAATACTGCATATATATAGACATCTTTGGCTTTTTGAACTTCTCGCCTTTAGAGATTGAGCCTGGGCGAAGCTACAGCCTAGTAGTTCGAGCGGGAGAAGATAGCGTTTCGGCCGTGACGACCTTAGCACCTTTGGTGGGTTTTGACAGCCTGTATTACGTCGATCATCCGGATTATCCAGAGAATGACTCTTTGGTTGAATTGCGGGCTTCGGTGACGGATCCTGCGGGAGAAGAAAACTACTATCGGGTATTTACCAAGCGGAATGAGGAGCCTTTTTATCCGCTTTTGGGCCAATCGGTTACGGATGATAAGATTTTTGATGGGCGGGTAGGTTTTGAAATCCCGGTACAGCGGGGGCAGTCCTTTGTTTCTGAATTTGATCTAGAAACGGCGGGCTATTATTGGCGGGGCGACACCGCCGTTGTTCGAGTAAGTAACATTGATTATCCGCATTTTCGGTTTTGGCAAACCTTCGAGTATAGTTCGGGCAGCCAGGGGCCTTTTGGCAATTATGTCCGCATTGAATCCAATATTCAGGGCGGCTTAGGCGTTTGGGGAGGACTACATTATGAGGATTATGAGCTGATTATTCCTCGTTAGTTGGAATTTGGCCAAGCCAGTTTAAAATTGTATTTTTAGATAGATTTGTCCCTATTCCCCTAGCCCGCCAATTCAAAAACTGCTTATATGAAAACACTATCACTCTTCTTTTTAGCCTTATCGCTTCCCTTTTTTGTTCAGGCTCAGCACAGTTGGGCTCGGCCTTATTTTGAGGTAGGCGCACAGCTAGGGACCTCTAGTTATTCGGGGGAGTTGGTCAACTCTATGCTCGATACCAAACACCTGCATTTGGCGGGAGGTATTTTTGCTCGCTACAACCTCAACCAGTATCTCAATTTTAGGTTACAGGCTAGCTACGGCAATATTTCGGGCAACGACCAAGATGCAAAAGAGCTACGCGACCAGATTCGGAACCTACATTTCCGCTCTCATATTTTTGAGGGAGCCTTGATGGCCGAAATCAACTTTATGGGCTACCATACTATGGGCCACAAAAAATTATTTTCTCCCTATGCCTTCATTGGTTTGGGCGTCTTCAACTACAACCCCAAGGCCAAGCACTTTGACCCCAACCGAGACGACGAATGGGTAGCGCTACAGCCCTTGGCCACCGAGGGACAGGGCAATCCCAACCTACCCAATAGAGATCCTTATGAGCTCACGCAGCTCTCTATTCCCATGGGTTTGGGGGTAAAATTTGCCGTTCATAGCCACCTCAATATTGGTTTTGAGATTGGCTTTCGCAAAACATTTACGGATTACCTAGATGATGTTTCTTTGAGTTATCCCTATGATGTGACCACCACTCCCGCCACCGCCCTCTACGATCAAAACCCTTATGATGGGGGCCAATTTGGCAACCTCTCGGAGCAGCAACTGATGTCTGACCGCACTTATGAGTACCTAGTGACCCAAGCTGGGGGCACCTTTGGGGCCGACTTTCCTACCCAAGATGCCTATGATGCAGCAGTAGCCGAAAGAGGGGGCCAAACCACTCGTGGCGATAAGGCCCAAGACTGGTACCTCATTACGGGAATCACTATTTCTTATAACTTTATTGACAACGGTTTGGTAGGCTCTCGCAAGCGCCGCCGCAAGCGCCAAGGCTGTAAATCAGCTCGTTTCTAAGCGCAAATAAAATCTAATCAATCAGCCTCCTTCCTTAAGAAGGGGGCTTTTTTTTGCCTAAACTATTCTATGCCTAGCTTGTTCTAATGATCCTTTATTTTTGGGGCGTTACTCCTTTCAGTCGTCGAACTGCGGCTTGCAGCCTTGTTGTCGCCTCGCTACGCTCGTCGGCGCTACGTTTACTCCCTACGGTCGTCGAACTGGCGCCCCTATAGGGGCTGGTTGTCGCAGCTCGCTCTTCGCTCGGCCCTGCGGCGGCTTTGCCGCCTTGGTCTGGCCTAACGGCCACTGCTGCACATCGCTAGGCCAGCCCGCCCCTATTGGGGTTTTTTCACTCCAAAAAATGCTCAATCTACCAATTATGCCTAAAAGTCGACTCTTAGAAGCGCCCAAAAGCTTGGCTGGCGCCCAATACATTCAGCTCAACAGCTCCAAAAGCATCAGCAATCGCTTATTGATTATTCAGGCGATTATGGGCCAATTGGCGCCCCCAAAAAGCTTATCTAGGGCCAAAGACAGCCAGAGCTTGGTCCGACTACTACAGCAAGAAGAGGAAGAAATACTAGATGCCGAAGATGCAGGGACCTGTTTTCGCTTTCTCACGGCCTACCTTTGTCTCAACAACAAAAAGCAAGTGCTCACGGGTTCGGCTCGGATGCTAGAGCGGCCTATTGGCCCCTTGGTAGAAGCCCTGCGTAGCTTGGGCGCCCAAATTGACTACTTGGGCCAAGAGGGCTATCCCCCCTTGCAGATTGGGGCCTCTAGTTGGAAGGACACAGAAGAAATGCCTAGCTTGCGCATAGATGGCGGCATCAGCAGCCAGTATATTTCGGCCCTCCTGCTTATTGCCCCTGCCCTACCGCAGGGACTAAAACTGCAACTAGAGGGGGAGATCATTTCTATGCCCTACATTCAGATGA
This genomic interval from Saprospira grandis contains the following:
- a CDS encoding DUF4249 domain-containing protein gives rise to the protein MRNQLPIFALLLLLLGLGACEEEYTPEDVFDEPQLVVEGYVEYGPGALPPYVILTQSSPYIGDLSPDRLAELFVHDADVRVSDGENEVQLTEFCLGDLAALDTAVAQTVAEFLGLGGISVTELEYCIYIDIFGFLNFSPLEIEPGRSYSLVVRAGEDSVSAVTTLAPLVGFDSLYYVDHPDYPENDSLVELRASVTDPAGEENYYRVFTKRNEEPFYPLLGQSVTDDKIFDGRVGFEIPVQRGQSFVSEFDLETAGYYWRGDTAVVRVSNIDYPHFRFWQTFEYSSGSQGPFGNYVRIESNIQGGLGVWGGLHYEDYELIIPR
- a CDS encoding DUF6089 family protein; this translates as MKTLSLFFLALSLPFFVQAQHSWARPYFEVGAQLGTSSYSGELVNSMLDTKHLHLAGGIFARYNLNQYLNFRLQASYGNISGNDQDAKELRDQIRNLHFRSHIFEGALMAEINFMGYHTMGHKKLFSPYAFIGLGVFNYNPKAKHFDPNRDDEWVALQPLATEGQGNPNLPNRDPYELTQLSIPMGLGVKFAVHSHLNIGFEIGFRKTFTDYLDDVSLSYPYDVTTTPATALYDQNPYDGGQFGNLSEQQLMSDRTYEYLVTQAGGTFGADFPTQDAYDAAVAERGGQTTRGDKAQDWYLITGITISYNFIDNGLVGSRKRRRKRQGCKSARF